In Bythopirellula goksoeyrii, a single window of DNA contains:
- a CDS encoding type II toxin-antitoxin system RelE/ParE family toxin, protein MPRTTIIFFRTADGEVPFLTWLDELRDTNDRAFTKCLYMVDLLRQFGHELRRPQADSLRDGVYELRTKVGRVNYRVLYGFVGKDVVLVSHGITKEKEVPDKEIDTAVARLALFEQNPKRHTAVDQQAEDKEE, encoded by the coding sequence ATGCCAAGGACGACAATCATTTTTTTCCGAACTGCCGATGGTGAGGTTCCTTTTTTGACGTGGCTTGATGAGCTTCGCGATACGAACGATCGGGCATTTACCAAGTGCCTCTACATGGTCGATTTGCTGAGGCAGTTTGGCCATGAGCTTCGCAGGCCACAGGCCGACTCCCTCCGCGATGGGGTGTATGAGTTGCGGACCAAGGTCGGACGAGTGAACTACCGGGTGCTCTACGGTTTCGTAGGAAAGGATGTGGTTCTCGTCTCTCATGGCATCACGAAAGAGAAAGAAGTTCCTGATAAGGAAATAGACACGGCAGTGGCTCGGCTGGCGTTGTTTGAACAGAACCCAAAGCGGCACACGGCTGTTGACCAGCAAGCCGAGGATAAGGAGGAATAG
- a CDS encoding helix-turn-helix transcriptional regulator — translation MAKKTNKSTDGVSILRSRYDIDISSDESVQQWAEPFRVAQLLFDARTAAGLTQGEIAEKVGTTQSVISQLESADYEGHSLSMLRRIAAALGSHVEIRLVPGSKEPAA, via the coding sequence ATGGCAAAAAAAACCAATAAATCGACCGATGGTGTAAGCATTCTCAGAAGTCGCTACGACATTGATATCAGTTCCGACGAATCGGTTCAGCAGTGGGCCGAACCGTTCCGTGTGGCCCAGCTCCTTTTTGACGCCCGCACGGCGGCGGGCCTTACGCAAGGCGAGATAGCCGAGAAGGTCGGCACGACTCAGAGCGTGATTTCTCAGCTTGAGTCCGCTGATTACGAAGGGCACTCACTTTCGATGCTTCGCCGAATTGCGGCGGCTCTTGGCAGTCACGTAGAGATTCGCCTCGTGCCCGGTAGCAAAGAACCTGCGGCCTGA
- a CDS encoding 3'-5' exonuclease, giving the protein MTAALTAERLVFVDLETGGLHVEACHPVIQIAAIAVDAESLSEIESFEMNVEFDPARCDPKALGIKKFDPDVWAMTSIPSELVTIYFADYLRRHATVDLRKKDGSHFRVAKLVAHNAAFDVGFLHGWYRQHYKYLPAARQALCTLQRALWLFQEDHSLTPPADYKLGTLAEYFGVRTTPDHTAMNDIRATIELYRVLKSQILALTANQRLYLDHLSGVTGLSLRNILNRAINAVVREMAN; this is encoded by the coding sequence CATGTCGAAGCGTGCCATCCAGTCATCCAGATCGCCGCCATTGCCGTGGATGCCGAATCACTCTCTGAGATTGAATCGTTTGAGATGAATGTCGAATTCGATCCTGCTAGGTGTGACCCCAAGGCACTCGGCATCAAGAAATTCGACCCGGATGTCTGGGCGATGACGTCGATCCCCTCGGAACTTGTCACGATCTATTTTGCGGACTACTTGAGGCGGCACGCCACCGTGGATCTGCGCAAGAAAGATGGTAGCCATTTTCGCGTCGCCAAACTTGTGGCCCACAATGCGGCATTTGATGTGGGATTTTTGCACGGCTGGTATCGTCAGCACTACAAGTATTTGCCTGCTGCTCGCCAAGCACTTTGTACTTTGCAGCGTGCCCTCTGGCTGTTTCAAGAAGACCACTCGCTCACCCCTCCTGCGGACTATAAGCTTGGCACGCTGGCTGAGTATTTTGGGGTACGGACTACGCCAGACCACACGGCAATGAACGATATTCGAGCGACGATTGAACTCTACCGGGTGCTCAAGAGCCAAATTCTGGCACTCACTGCCAATCAACGGCTGTATCTAGACCACCTCTCAGGAGTCACTGGCCTGTCACTCCGCAACATTCTGAATCGGGCAATCAACGCTGTGGTAAGAGAGATGGCCAACTAA